A part of Deinococcus depolymerans genomic DNA contains:
- a CDS encoding DUF6895 family protein, whose protein sequence is MIESTPLHTLHEHRLLEVLDHARRTVQMLSVVNDPWQTPLDAYATLADKIVMETALLILVTGRVPQAPPALVEASQALAAHLVPYIRSDRHRALLRRHPHAAVSLGMAHQALQEAGFPDAAFDALVADAFTSRQAQAAERLPYRHLEMLWLQTLRGQPPSTAAWAAAVQCSLLANEAHAVHMTADSVYALTHGLMYVTDFGQQALPPDVDQDGVTRMLDACLAWHAVSENLDLVGELLLGAVMTGTANTPPARFAWAVLNYTWAEFGFLPCPSFDLSTYLSLPDDERAAYAYVHTYHTTYVAGILSAVILTMDCRSLEWAEAPTRSAEAPSLTEPGTQLLAYQAELARIPIWPDVLVAGPLPPHDVATVLHDALLLMAAHDHRTDVLTKALNTPPPRRTPTFEAATNLLGRLTGKSLPDTVEPFPREALHHLGNSSRLHRAGLHQNQ, encoded by the coding sequence ATGATTGAATCAACTCCGCTCCACACCCTGCATGAACATCGCCTTCTCGAGGTGTTGGATCACGCTCGCCGCACCGTCCAAATGTTAAGTGTAGTAAATGACCCGTGGCAGACCCCGCTGGACGCGTACGCCACCCTTGCCGACAAGATCGTCATGGAAACTGCCCTACTCATCCTTGTGACAGGTCGCGTTCCGCAGGCGCCACCCGCGCTGGTAGAGGCCAGTCAAGCACTGGCCGCACACTTGGTGCCTTACATACGCAGCGACCGTCACCGAGCCCTTCTCCGCCGTCATCCACATGCGGCCGTTTCGCTTGGAATGGCCCATCAAGCACTGCAAGAAGCTGGCTTCCCCGACGCAGCTTTTGACGCTTTGGTTGCCGACGCCTTCACTTCCCGTCAGGCACAAGCTGCTGAGCGACTTCCTTATCGCCACTTGGAGATGTTATGGCTCCAGACACTGCGCGGACAGCCGCCGTCCACCGCAGCGTGGGCGGCGGCTGTTCAATGTAGCCTTCTGGCTAACGAAGCTCACGCGGTACACATGACCGCCGATAGTGTCTACGCACTGACACACGGCCTGATGTACGTCACGGATTTCGGACAGCAAGCACTCCCTCCCGACGTTGACCAAGACGGAGTTACCAGGATGCTGGATGCCTGCCTCGCCTGGCATGCAGTGAGTGAGAACCTAGACCTCGTAGGCGAACTTCTCCTTGGTGCGGTGATGACGGGCACAGCGAATACCCCACCCGCTCGATTCGCTTGGGCTGTCCTGAATTATACGTGGGCGGAGTTTGGGTTCCTTCCCTGTCCGAGTTTTGACTTAAGCACGTACCTGTCGCTGCCAGACGACGAGCGCGCAGCATACGCGTACGTCCACACATACCATACGACTTACGTAGCTGGCATTCTCAGCGCCGTCATCCTCACCATGGACTGCAGGTCATTAGAATGGGCGGAAGCTCCCACCAGATCTGCTGAGGCTCCTTCGCTGACTGAACCCGGCACGCAACTGCTCGCATATCAGGCTGAGCTTGCCCGGATACCCATCTGGCCTGACGTACTGGTGGCAGGACCTCTACCTCCACACGACGTCGCCACTGTCCTGCATGACGCGTTGCTGCTGATGGCTGCACACGATCACCGCACAGACGTGTTGACCAAAGCGCTGAATACTCCCCCACCGAGAAGAACGCCTACGTTTGAAGCAGCTACAAATCTATTGGGGCGACTGACAGGCAAAAGCCTCCCAGATACAGTGGAGCCCTTCCCAAGAGAGGCACTGCACCACCTTGGAAACTCAAGCAGGCTCCACCGTGCCGGGCTGCATCAAAACCAGTGA